A region from the Bradyrhizobium erythrophlei genome encodes:
- a CDS encoding deoxyguanosinetriphosphate triphosphohydrolase produces MSVGMAAPRSVFASDPDRSRGRLFEEPPSKTRSPFRRDCDRVIHSTAFRRLKYKTQVFVFHEGDHYRTRLTHSLEVAQIARALARQLGLDEDLTETLALAHDLGHPPFGHAGERALDACLKAHGGFDHNAQTLRVVTSLEHRYPEFDGLNLTWESLEGIVKHNGPLTERSGLAAGRYRDHGIPVGISEYNLKYDLELWSFASLEAQVAAIADDIAYDAHDIDDGLRAGLFTVDDLKVMPLTAAMIAEIDRHYPALDHARRGAELVRELISRLIGAVISEARSRLLAAKPQSVDDVRNLREVLIAFPAGVARAEAEIKAFLKLHMYRHEWVMRVMGEAERILFDLFARYQNNPGDLPAEWLPPEGGDTETERARRIGNFIAGMTDRFALTEHQRLFDSTPDLR; encoded by the coding sequence CCCGCAGCCCGTTCCGGCGCGATTGCGACCGGGTGATTCATTCCACCGCCTTTCGCCGCCTCAAATACAAGACCCAGGTCTTCGTGTTCCATGAAGGCGACCATTATCGCACCCGGCTAACCCATTCGCTCGAGGTGGCGCAGATTGCCCGCGCGCTGGCCCGGCAACTCGGGCTCGACGAGGATCTCACGGAAACGCTGGCACTGGCCCATGACCTCGGCCATCCGCCATTCGGCCACGCCGGCGAGCGGGCGCTGGACGCCTGCCTCAAGGCCCATGGCGGGTTCGACCACAACGCGCAAACCTTGCGCGTCGTCACGTCGCTGGAGCACCGCTATCCCGAATTCGACGGGCTCAACCTGACCTGGGAATCGCTGGAAGGTATCGTCAAGCACAACGGTCCGCTGACCGAGCGGAGCGGATTGGCCGCCGGGCGCTATCGCGACCACGGCATTCCCGTCGGCATCTCCGAATACAACCTTAAATACGATCTGGAACTGTGGAGCTTTGCCTCGCTGGAAGCGCAGGTGGCGGCGATCGCCGACGATATCGCCTATGACGCCCACGATATCGACGATGGTCTGCGGGCCGGTCTGTTCACCGTCGACGATCTCAAGGTGATGCCGCTGACGGCGGCGATGATCGCCGAGATCGACCGGCATTATCCCGCGCTCGATCACGCCAGGCGCGGCGCCGAACTGGTGCGCGAGCTGATTTCCCGTCTGATCGGCGCGGTCATCTCGGAAGCACGCAGCCGTCTGCTGGCTGCCAAACCGCAATCGGTCGACGATGTCCGCAATCTCCGCGAGGTGCTGATCGCGTTCCCCGCCGGCGTCGCGCGGGCCGAGGCCGAGATCAAGGCGTTCCTGAAGCTACACATGTACCGCCACGAGTGGGTGATGCGGGTGATGGGCGAGGCGGAACGGATCCTGTTCGATCTGTTCGCGCGTTACCAGAACAACCCTGGCGATCTGCCGGCCGAATGGCTGCCTCCGGAGGGCGGGGACACCGAAACCGAGCGCGCCCGGCGGATCGGCAACTTCATCGCCGGAATGACCGACCGTTTTGCGCTGACCGAGCACCAAAGGCTTTTTGACTCGACCCCGGATTTGCGTTAG